The Glycine soja cultivar W05 chromosome 9, ASM419377v2, whole genome shotgun sequence sequence TTGTTTCTTCACATTGCACGTGTGATGCGTGCAGCGGTAGTAGCTTCTTTATTGACCATTTTCGCAATGCAAAATGAGAATGAAGCACAAAGCCATTCAGTATGCATGATCTCATTAAAATTAACCAAGATGCAAATTATTAATTCAGTAgtctcattttaaattttatggttTAAAGAAATTGGttgaatcatttttaaatttatgaatatcACTTTTATTTCATCACATATTTTAGCTATCCTGTTTGAGAAAATGAATACCTTAATGAAAGCATCTTGAAAATTTAGTGCATATTTCTGTATACATATCACCTCTAATCATCAATTTAATAACAttataagaaaaacatttttaattagatataaCAATTTCTTAGGTACAGATTATGTTATTTTCAAATTAGAATTGAAGTTATATTTTGATAATctgtataataaaaatttacattaaaatattatgtagATTATTATTGAAGTGAAACTTTAGTTCTGATTAGAAAACAATTCAAACAGCACTTTATGTATTGTATCTAAGTTTTCCCTTTTAATTATCAACTTGTCCCAGATTCATCTAACGAGGATTAAAACTGAAGATAAAGTCAAAAACAACAGCAGGTAAATcccatttttcttgtagtggcTAGACCAAATTAATATCATTCTTATTCCAATTGATTCACTATGTTTTCGTATCTAAGTTCATGTGGTGAGAACCATCTTTTTGTATGTTCCCACGTGAATCATCCTCCCTTGTTCCGTACAAAATTGCATAaaccatgcatgcatgcatatatgcaacaaaaaagaaaattaaaccaATCAATTTCATTTCACACACACATATGCATATACCTTGGATATGTGCTATTCTTCACAGCTTTCTGACCATATTTCCTCCAGCGATAACCATCATCCAAAATATCATCTGCACTTCTCGTTTGAAACGCAAACCTTGGTACTCGTGTTGTTTTCTTCATCCTCCCACCTTTCCTTTTCTCCTTGTTTCCCTTTTCCTCCTCACAAACTCCCTTATTTTGAgccacaaaagaaaaagaagaagcacaTTCAATTTCATCTTTAGCATCCCCATTAAGCAATAAGCCGTTTTGGGCAGAGAAAAGGTTACCCCAATCAATGTCACATAGCCCTGATTGCTCTTGAGGGTCCCAATTAGGGTTTTGCAACATCGAATTAGGAGTGAATATGAAAGGGTTGTTTTGGGGTGGTGGGTTTGGTGGGTCTTTGCTTTCCATTGAGTCTTAAACTCTTAATTCCACAATGAAGTACGAGAAGAAGATTGACTGAAGAGAAAATGGGAATGTTTTGGCGTTGAAACTTATAAAGGGGAAGTGCAAGATGGTGGAGGGTAGAAGAGGTTTGGCAGCCATCACATACATACACACTAGCatgtacatatatatacactaaTGTGTATGCATTGATGATAACGAAAAAATAGTGCATGTGGGACACGTCTCCTATGTGCTATGGTGTGAACTTAAGAGGCAGTTGAACAGAAGTAGTTGGATTTAGTTGAGTTTAACATTGGGTGCAAGATATATGGAAGATTTATAGAGAACTAGCTTATAGCATACTATTCGTACATCTCTAAGGATACATTCTCCTCACACTAGATGAAATAATGTACTGTTTACCTACCAATATAACTTGCACAATGTAATAATTTGCTTACGTCAAATGTGCCCTAGTAATTTTTGTGCGATTCATATTCTAGGGTTTtgtcaacatcgg is a genomic window containing:
- the LOC114367315 gene encoding probable WRKY transcription factor 43, with the protein product MESKDPPNPPPQNNPFIFTPNSMLQNPNWDPQEQSGLCDIDWGNLFSAQNGLLLNGDAKDEIECASSFSFVAQNKGVCEEEKGNKEKRKGGRMKKTTRVPRFAFQTRSADDILDDGYRWRKYGQKAVKNSTYPRSYYRCTHHTCNVKKQVQRLSKDTSIVVTTYEGIHNHPCEKLMETLTPLLKQIQFLASL